The following is a genomic window from Hippoglossus stenolepis isolate QCI-W04-F060 chromosome 14, HSTE1.2, whole genome shotgun sequence.
TGTCAATTATTTTAGATTATTTatgatgtttaatgtttattgcttttttttttttctctgtttttatatctatttttatattattttacgTTTGAGCTTGTTCAACACTTTGGTCAAAGCCAAGTCTCATCCATATCATGATCCAAAGGTTGAACTTCACCTGTATACATTGAAAGACTTATCCCTCAAAGTAGAAGCTCATGAAACAAATCTCCAGTTTCTTAGAAATGGTAGAAATTGATTTTCAAAACACAAGGAATATCGAGCAACACAATAATTTCAGTGTATATAGCTacacttcttctttttaaatatgttataaCTTACATCCTTTGTATAGTCCCTCATTaacaaaaagtaatttaaactttctgtcctttttctttcttaatttgAATTGCAGTTATGAGAATGTGGGGATTTATTCAAATATTGGGGAGATGCAGACATTTGTGGTGAATgaagatttagttttttgtgtagtTGTTGGGATCCATTTGAATCACATGAACTATGATCTGTTACAAGAAAGTGAAAGgggaatttgtgttttttaaaacaaggcATAGAcaacaactaaaacaaaaataaacataggCAACAACTATTTCTGAGGGGTTTGTGTTATTGGTATTATaagggcccgagcaccgacagtgcggaggccctattgaaattgtaatgattatttattattattgaagtTAGAGTTTGATAAGGAAGTTGTGGAATCACTGTTATATAAGTAAGTAAAAGTTGAAGTTTAACAACCAACTTATCTAGATTAGGGGTCATTAAGAGATCTAAAGTTCAAGAGCTGTTTGTTATGTCTTATGAATACATAACATAACAAGTCAGTATGAGCTCATTAAATTAATGGATCAACTGTTGATTTTCATATGGTAGTGAGCTTGTTACTGAAGTACCTGAGGACCTGTATATAAAAGCTTGTCACATCAGTGATCAGCAAATATACTGTGGAACGGAAAATTCTAATGAATAATTCAGGCTAACCACTGAGTACactaaaacaacagagaggagtGGTTTGGGTAAAACGTTACTTAAAGTTTTGTCGGTTAAGTTTTGAtcataaacaacaaaacaggttttcacattctaaataactttaaaaaacccGGCTGTGGGTGGACCGTGGAAATAATGGCTTAAATTTGCTGCAAGAACCAAATGAACAGGAATTGAGTGTGCTTAAGCCAAAGAATTTTGTCATTATGGTTATTTACTTTTTATCTACACACGGAACTCAAGTCATTCTCAGTATTTTTCAGTTACAAGTTCGATATACAATCATTGTCTTATTGTTTCACTTAAGATGATGGACCTTTGATGCGTTTACACAATTATACGAATACAAATCTTTGATTTTGTGGCCGCAAGAAGACTGTGGACGTCCTGCTAATTGATGCTTCTGTTTTGGATGGGATGATGGAGAGCCATCAACGGGGTATGGCGAGCATCCTGAACTCGTCTGGTGAATGGGTAAAGCCCAGCACACCCTCCAAGCTGGGCATTTCTCCAGGAACAGGAGAGAAGGTGAAGCGTTGGAGGAGAGACGTAAAGAACAGAAGCAGCTCCATTCTGGCCAGGGGCTCCCctaaacacacacgtttaccTGGGGGCGGAGACAGATGAGATTGAAGATTCTGCACTTACAACctattataaatgttttagtaGCAACTCTTGTAAGACAAAGAGTTTTAAAGAAATCAACGAGTATAGAATGAACCTGCTGAGAATGGCAAGAAGGCGTCTCTCCTGCGGAACTGACCCTCTGCATCCAAGAAATGCTCGGGATTGAAGGTGTCTGGAGTCTCCCACTCATTCTTATCAAACAGCACAGATGATAGCAGTGTAGTTATACCTGTGCCCTGGAAAGAGTCATGCAATGCTTTTTTAACCAGCTGTGAATGAATCATTTGCAAATTTCACAACTTGACATTCATCTGGGTGAGTGTGGACAACAGTCTCCTACCTTGGGTATAAAGTATCCTCCCAGTGTCGCGTCTTTACTCGCCATTTTGGGAAATCCCATCGGAACAATGTTTCCCATCCTTTGAGTCTCGTGGATGGCGGCGTCAGTGTAGGGCAGGTTGGGTCTGTCGGCCATAGTTGGCTGACGAGACTGTCCTATAACCCTGTCTATCTCTTCTTGGACTTTCTCTGCAGAGTGAGGAAGCAGAGCCAGTACCACAACATTGGCCATTAAACACAGCACTCCAGTCCTTAACATAATTAATGAGGATGAATTGACTGACTCTGTATCTCTGGGTAGTTTATCATGTATACGAGCACCCAGCGTAAAGTGGTGGCGGCTGCTTCCGTCCCGGCCTCGATCAGGTCAAGCGTGCAAATCAGCAGGGTTTCAATGTTGAAGCCAGCCTGAGGATCATCTTTATTCTAATGAGTCAACAATAAAACaggttattttaaaacattactCACAGGGCTGTGGCCTTCATACTTTACAATTCACTGATGGAACATGATATTTAACAGTCATTCTCATCGAGGACTTTAACATCTTAATTTCCCAATAGAATATAAAGACACAGACATCACTCTCTCTCAGCATGGCTCACTGAAGCTGTTGGCTCATCATGAATGCAGCAACTGACATAAACAGTATTAGAGATTATTGGGTTGTTATGGCACCAGTGCTGAGCAACTATAAAACGATCCCGTTTAGGTATGACACAGttgtaaataattttttttttttaatgaaacttttCCGATGGTTCAGAATAAACTCTTTCAAACCAGTAACTACTTtaaatgttgtggctgatcagtgtaaaagtattttataGGCATGGAAGGATGGATTTCAATCTGAACAGAAATCTGAAATTTTTTAAAACGCTTGTGGTTGAGGTCTCTAACAGTGGAAGAAATAGATATTCAtactgttttcttgttttgtccatGTTATGATAATGGGCTGATTAATAGTGTTTCTTTGTTAAAATTTCCACGAGgagaaaaaatgtcaaattttaaCAAAATCCCACTTACTGAAAGCGTAATAAAGATCATACCTTCTCAATCCCAGACAGGTATACATCTATAAAATCTCGAGGGTCTTCAGAGTTCCACTCCTCCTGGTGCTTCTCTATTTCCTTCCTCAGGAACTCTGTGATCTGTGCGTAGTTGGCGTGGACTTTCTGGTGAGGCCCTGGCAGGTACTTCAACAAGCCAGGGAAGGCATCATACAGCTGTTTGATGGGACACAGTCTCAAGTCAGCCATAGACAAGGCttctattttcatttgaaaatgttttccttttactgTTAGAAAAGTATATGTCCAAAGTacctttttatattcaatttggTATAAGATTATGCATGCATATCTATCTGTCTTAAAATAAACTGGATGTAGCATATCATGCTGCCTCACTGTAAATTATATGAAAATGTTCAGTGAAAATCATTGTGGTTTATAGAGGGACCACCTgtatccttttttatttttttgctttagTGCTGAAGTTATGGCAACACTTATAGCTACAATAAGAGAAAAtctgaaagaaaattaaatccTAACCACCTGAACAGAGCTGGTTTGATTGAATACTTTTTCTTTCATGCTCCATGTGAGCTGCAAGGTGTTTTAAACCGGGAATCATTACCCTCTCTTAGCATGtttagaaatattttaaaatcagtatTCACAGAACAATATCATTGCATCCATAGGATTTTATCCCATTGATTCATTAATTCCTGTAAGTGTCTGTTCTGTGATTTAGTCTGTTCACAGTGTTCTAGttctttttgtgttatttgtcatTCATTAATTTGCGGCCCGTCTTGAACAAGACTCCCTGGCAGAAGTGATATTATATCTCAATGAGAGCTTTCCTGGTTGTAGGATAATTAAGTAAAGACAGAGATGAGcagcacagtttgttttttgatCACAAGATAATACTTCATACAGGAATTACCTGAGTCTGAGGAGAACCAGCGAGCACAACGGCCTCATTGTCCAGCTCCAGAACCCTGCGAAAGCTTTCGTCACTGTATTCAAAGCGATGCCCGAACACCACAGAGGAGATGATGTTACCGACTGCAGTGGTCAGGGTGTAGTGGGGGTTGAAGG
Proteins encoded in this region:
- the LOC118121032 gene encoding cytochrome P450 2J2 isoform X2, yielding MLSSRASFTGIALSNGYLWRKQRKFANTHLRHFGEGLKSLEKYLEVESNCLCEAFKGEQGRPFNPHYTLTTAVGNIISSVVFGHRFEYSDESFRRVLELDNEAVVLAGSPQTQLYDAFPGLLKYLPGPHQKVHANYAQITEFLRKEIEKHQEEWNSEDPRDFIDVYLSGIEKNKDDPQAGFNIETLLICTLDLIEAGTEAAATTLRWVLVYMINYPEIQKKVQEEIDRVIGQSRQPTMADRPNLPYTDAAIHETQRMGNIVPMGFPKMASKDATLGGYFIPKGTGITTLLSSVLFDKNEWETPDTFNPEHFLDAEGQFRRRDAFLPFSAGKRVCLGEPLARMELLLFFTSLLQRFTFSPVPGEMPSLEGVLGFTHSPDEFRMLAIPR
- the LOC118121032 gene encoding cytochrome P450 2J2 isoform X1, translating into MIFQAIFDCMDFTGWLLFGFALLLLTDVMRNWRPHNLPPGPWALPFLGNVFTGVDFKTMEKLAQEYGPVFSLRRGSERMVFISGHKMVKEALVNQLDSFVDRPIVPLFHVVFKGLGIALSNGYLWRKQRKFANTHLRHFGEGLKSLEKYLEVESNCLCEAFKGEQGRPFNPHYTLTTAVGNIISSVVFGHRFEYSDESFRRVLELDNEAVVLAGSPQTQLYDAFPGLLKYLPGPHQKVHANYAQITEFLRKEIEKHQEEWNSEDPRDFIDVYLSGIEKNKDDPQAGFNIETLLICTLDLIEAGTEAAATTLRWVLVYMINYPEIQKKVQEEIDRVIGQSRQPTMADRPNLPYTDAAIHETQRMGNIVPMGFPKMASKDATLGGYFIPKGTGITTLLSSVLFDKNEWETPDTFNPEHFLDAEGQFRRRDAFLPFSAGKRVCLGEPLARMELLLFFTSLLQRFTFSPVPGEMPSLEGVLGFTHSPDEFRMLAIPR